Proteins encoded by one window of Cyclobacteriaceae bacterium:
- a CDS encoding ribose-phosphate pyrophosphokinase yields the protein MAVKIFSGRATTYLAEKIADAYGENLGVVNYQQFSDGEMSPFIAESVRGHEVFIIQSTIPPSDNLMELLLMVDAAKRASASSVNVVIPYFGYARQDRKDRPRVSIAAKLIANLISAAGADRIMACDLHADQIQGFFDIPVDHLDGAYIFVPYLKSLQLENIMFASPDVGGIKRARSFAKFFDAELAVCDKYRKEANKVESMRLIGEVEGKDVVLIDDLVDTAGTICKAAALLKEKGARTVRAACTHPVLSGKAYENIENSVLEELVVADTIPLKKEIAKIKVLTVSELFAKAIRKIHDHESISSLFIKL from the coding sequence ATGGCTGTAAAAATTTTCAGCGGAAGGGCTACCACATATCTGGCCGAAAAGATTGCCGATGCTTACGGTGAAAACCTGGGGGTTGTAAACTACCAGCAATTCAGCGATGGCGAAATGTCGCCCTTTATTGCCGAATCTGTGCGCGGCCATGAGGTCTTCATCATCCAATCAACCATCCCTCCTTCTGATAACCTGATGGAGCTTTTATTGATGGTAGATGCAGCCAAGCGTGCCAGTGCTTCCAGCGTTAACGTGGTTATCCCCTATTTTGGCTATGCGCGTCAGGATCGTAAAGATCGCCCGCGTGTTTCCATTGCTGCCAAACTAATCGCCAACCTGATTTCAGCGGCCGGAGCCGACCGGATTATGGCTTGTGATTTACATGCCGACCAGATTCAAGGCTTTTTTGATATCCCGGTAGATCACCTGGATGGAGCGTATATATTTGTTCCATACCTGAAATCACTTCAGTTAGAGAACATCATGTTTGCCTCACCGGATGTGGGCGGTATAAAACGTGCCAGAAGCTTTGCCAAGTTTTTTGATGCCGAGCTTGCCGTTTGTGATAAATACAGAAAAGAAGCCAACAAAGTTGAATCCATGCGCCTGATTGGTGAAGTGGAAGGCAAGGATGTAGTACTGATTGATGACCTGGTGGACACTGCTGGAACCATTTGTAAGGCTGCTGCCCTCTTGAAAGAAAAAGGAGCCCGCACCGTACGTGCAGCTTGTACGCACCCTGTGCTGTCTGGTAAGGCTTACGAAAACATTGAAAATTCAGTATTGGAAGAATTGGTTGTTGCCGATACGATTCCCCTGAAGAAAGAGATAGCAAAAATTAAAGTGCTCACGGTATCCGAATTATTCGCGAAAGCCATTCGGAAAATCCATGATCATGAATCGATTAGTTCGTTGTTCATTAAATTGTAA
- a CDS encoding alpha/beta hydrolase, giving the protein MESSDHFFQYQQAHLHYTKIGDGQPVVLLFHGFGQDKNIFDRLATTHFKSYTLYAFDLFFHGKSTWGYGENPLEKDFWISCIKAFLTENQIEKFSVVGFSLGGRFALSLVEGLPKQIDHLYLLAPDGIKTSFWYSLATYPLLFRKLFKSMIDHPNRFFNIANMLTRLSVMDKGLIRFAESQMNTEEKRNRVYYSWVVFRHLSFNLTRIIGLLNQNQLHVTLVLGEFDKVISQKNLNQFINRVPHLNLIVLKCGHNDLIQVFSKPNFIA; this is encoded by the coding sequence TTATACCAAAATCGGTGATGGTCAGCCGGTTGTGTTGCTTTTTCATGGTTTCGGGCAAGACAAAAATATTTTCGATCGACTGGCCACTACGCATTTTAAATCCTATACACTTTATGCATTTGACCTGTTCTTTCATGGTAAGAGTACGTGGGGCTATGGTGAGAATCCGCTTGAAAAGGATTTTTGGATAAGTTGTATCAAGGCCTTTCTTACCGAAAACCAGATCGAAAAATTCTCGGTGGTAGGTTTCAGCCTGGGTGGTCGGTTTGCCTTATCGCTGGTGGAAGGACTTCCAAAACAAATCGATCATCTCTACCTGCTTGCACCCGATGGCATTAAAACAAGTTTTTGGTATAGCCTGGCCACGTATCCCCTGCTGTTTCGGAAACTGTTCAAGAGCATGATTGACCATCCAAACCGATTTTTCAACATAGCCAACATGCTTACCCGATTAAGCGTAATGGACAAGGGGCTTATCCGCTTTGCTGAAAGCCAGATGAATACTGAAGAAAAACGTAACCGGGTTTATTACTCATGGGTTGTGTTCAGGCATTTATCATTTAACCTGACTAGAATTATTGGCTTGCTCAACCAGAACCAATTACACGTAACGCTGGTATTAGGCGAGTTCGACAAGGTTATAAGCCAAAAAAACTTAAATCAATTTATTAATCGTGTGCCCCACCTCAACCTCATTGTGCTGAAATGCGGACACAACGATTTAATTCAGGTTTTTAGTAAACCTAATTTTATAGCTTAA
- a CDS encoding 50S ribosomal protein L25/general stress protein Ctc, whose translation MKTVEIVGYKRANLGKSDSQRLRNEGFVPCVVYGGNEQVHFYAPMILFRELVYTNEAHFVHLNIEGQESEAILQEVQFHPVSEVILHADFLKVEEGRKIRMSIPIRLVGKAKGVDKGGTLVRKRAALKVEGFPKDMPDHIDVDVTELDFHHAIKVADMKMEGLTFLDPKAAAIAAVEVPRAAKLAAEAAATPAEGAAAPAAGAAPAADAKKAEAPKKEEGKK comes from the coding sequence ATGAAAACTGTTGAGATTGTAGGGTATAAAAGAGCGAATCTCGGCAAGTCTGATTCTCAGCGATTGAGAAATGAAGGATTTGTTCCCTGTGTTGTGTATGGCGGAAATGAGCAAGTGCATTTCTATGCGCCCATGATTCTATTCCGCGAATTGGTGTACACCAACGAAGCCCACTTTGTACACCTGAACATCGAAGGACAAGAGTCTGAAGCGATTCTTCAGGAAGTTCAGTTCCATCCGGTGAGCGAGGTTATCCTCCATGCCGATTTCCTGAAAGTTGAAGAGGGAAGAAAAATCAGAATGAGCATTCCTATCCGATTGGTTGGTAAAGCCAAAGGTGTTGATAAAGGTGGTACCTTGGTGCGCAAGCGTGCAGCCCTGAAGGTTGAGGGTTTTCCCAAAGACATGCCTGACCACATTGATGTGGACGTTACTGAGCTTGACTTCCACCATGCCATTAAAGTGGCCGATATGAAAATGGAAGGCTTAACATTCCTGGATCCTAAAGCTGCTGCGATTGCCGCAGTGGAAGTTCCGCGCGCTGCCAAGCTTGCTGCTGAAGCTGCTGCAACGCCCGCTGAAGGTGCTGCTGCTCCGGCTGCTGGTGCCGCTCCGGCTGCTGATGCCAAAAAGGCTGAAGCTCCTAAGAAGGAAGAAGGAAAGAAATAA
- the purL gene encoding phosphoribosylformylglycinamidine synthase, whose protein sequence is MILFFRSSTNIVFAVGAAQPLQSTDIQKLEWLFGGAKPLPEKSISGFFIGPRKEMVTPWSTNAVEITQTMGISGITRIEEFFTVTGKDAAYDKMLQVLYTVLNQDLFTIHHQPEAIVEVDDIAAYNEKEGLALSAEEIQYLEQVSRELGRKLTDSEVFGFSQVNSEHCRHKIFNGTFIIDGEEKTSTLFQLIKKTSKENPNYIVSAYKDNVAFIKGPRIEQFAPARQDQPDYFEVKDIDSVISLKAETHNFPTTVEPFNGAATGSGGEIRDRLAGGKGSLPLAGTAVYITSYPRLEGGRSWEKKFPARKWLYQSPEEILIKASDGASDFGNKFGQPLISGSLLTFEHFEGDKKFGFDKVIMLAGGIGFGKEKDSQKEHLKPGDKIVLLGGDNYRIGMGGGAVSSVATGEYGNAIELNAIQRSNPEMQKRAMNAIRALAELDHNPIVSIHDHGAGGHFNCLSELLEETGGVIHIDKIPVGDPTLSDKEILSNESQERMGLALHEKDIDLLKRIADRERSPMYVIGEATGDNRLVFEKANQDKKPVNFEVRHLLGSSPKTILTDTTSKSVFQEVQYDEKKLPTYLEAVLQLEAVACKDWLTNKVDRSVTGKVATQQTCGELQLPLNNVGVMALDFLSNKGIATAIGHAPGAALVNPAAGSRMAIAEALTNILFAPLTHGLKGVSLSANWMWPAKQTGENAKLYQAVEAVSEFAIQLGINIPTGKDSLSMAQKYPNGEVVLSPGTVIISAVGEVEDIRKTISPALQPVWDSQLIYVDLSKDEWKLGGSSFAQVTNVLGTDAPTISDAAYFSKVFEVVQQLIKNNQVLSGHDISSGGLITTLLEMCFPNASTGLQLNLTDHGDDLIKVLFAENPGIVLQVNDDQVTSILAKNNITFSKLGSVVKSSTLNIRYKHQDHTFDVAALRDTWFKTSYLLDKKQRKAEHATLRYHNYKQQPLSYTFQSAFTGTFSNYGIDPKRRKPTGIKAAIIREKGVNGDREMAYSLYLAGFDVKDVHMTDLVTGREDLTDVNMIVFVGGFSNSDVLGSAKGWAGAFLYNERAKKALDNFYKRNDTLSLGVCNGCQLMMELGLLYPALGEQHPRMHHNGSGKFESAFINLTIPENNSIMFKSLSGARLGAWVAHGEGQFSLGAAAKFGKVAAIYSYEAYPGNPNDSENAIAALCSEDSRHLAIMPHIERSLFPWNWPYYPQDRQTDEIGPWIEAFINAKNWISKN, encoded by the coding sequence ATGATTTTATTCTTCCGTTCATCCACCAACATCGTATTTGCTGTTGGAGCGGCACAGCCTTTACAAAGCACTGATATTCAAAAACTTGAATGGCTTTTTGGAGGTGCGAAACCGCTGCCCGAAAAATCCATATCAGGCTTTTTTATTGGCCCGCGAAAAGAGATGGTAACCCCGTGGAGTACCAATGCCGTGGAGATCACCCAAACCATGGGCATTTCAGGCATCACCCGAATTGAGGAGTTCTTTACCGTTACCGGAAAAGATGCGGCTTACGATAAGATGCTTCAGGTTTTGTACACGGTGCTAAACCAGGATTTATTTACAATTCATCATCAACCAGAGGCAATTGTTGAAGTCGATGATATAGCTGCCTATAACGAAAAGGAAGGGTTGGCCTTAAGTGCTGAAGAGATTCAATACCTTGAACAGGTAAGCCGGGAACTCGGCCGTAAACTTACCGATAGCGAAGTATTTGGATTCTCACAGGTTAACTCTGAACACTGTCGCCATAAAATTTTTAACGGCACTTTTATTATTGATGGCGAAGAGAAGACAAGCACCCTGTTTCAACTGATCAAAAAAACATCAAAAGAAAATCCGAACTACATCGTATCGGCATACAAAGATAATGTGGCGTTCATCAAAGGGCCGCGCATTGAACAGTTTGCACCCGCACGACAAGATCAACCCGATTACTTTGAAGTGAAGGATATTGATTCGGTTATTTCATTAAAAGCTGAAACCCATAACTTCCCTACCACGGTTGAACCTTTCAATGGAGCGGCCACAGGTTCGGGTGGTGAAATACGAGACCGACTGGCTGGCGGAAAAGGATCGCTTCCTCTTGCCGGAACAGCAGTTTACATTACCTCCTATCCACGACTGGAAGGTGGAAGATCGTGGGAGAAAAAATTTCCAGCGCGTAAGTGGTTGTATCAATCACCGGAAGAAATTCTAATCAAAGCTTCTGATGGCGCTTCTGACTTTGGAAACAAGTTTGGCCAACCGTTAATCAGCGGAAGCTTGCTCACCTTCGAACATTTTGAAGGAGATAAAAAATTTGGTTTCGATAAAGTGATCATGCTGGCCGGAGGAATTGGTTTCGGTAAAGAGAAAGACAGCCAGAAAGAACACCTGAAACCCGGTGACAAGATTGTGTTGTTAGGCGGTGATAACTATCGCATCGGTATGGGTGGCGGTGCGGTTTCATCTGTGGCTACTGGTGAGTACGGAAATGCCATTGAACTCAACGCCATTCAACGTTCAAACCCTGAAATGCAGAAGCGGGCCATGAATGCCATTCGCGCATTGGCCGAGTTGGATCATAACCCGATTGTTTCCATTCACGATCATGGTGCTGGAGGACATTTCAATTGCTTATCCGAACTGCTGGAAGAAACCGGTGGTGTTATTCACATCGATAAAATTCCGGTGGGCGATCCAACACTTTCCGATAAAGAAATCCTGAGCAACGAGTCGCAGGAACGTATGGGACTTGCGCTGCATGAAAAAGATATTGATTTACTAAAACGCATTGCGGATAGGGAACGATCACCGATGTATGTTATCGGTGAAGCCACTGGTGATAACCGATTGGTTTTTGAAAAAGCTAATCAGGATAAGAAGCCTGTCAATTTTGAAGTAAGGCATCTGTTAGGGTCATCTCCTAAAACCATTCTTACCGACACTACTTCAAAGTCAGTTTTTCAAGAAGTTCAGTATGATGAAAAAAAACTACCGACTTACCTAGAAGCAGTTTTACAACTGGAGGCCGTAGCGTGTAAGGATTGGCTTACCAACAAGGTCGATCGTTCCGTTACCGGCAAAGTAGCCACCCAGCAAACCTGTGGAGAATTGCAGTTGCCGTTGAACAATGTCGGTGTAATGGCGCTTGATTTCCTAAGCAACAAGGGCATCGCCACGGCCATTGGTCATGCACCGGGTGCGGCATTGGTTAACCCTGCAGCAGGCAGTCGGATGGCTATTGCAGAAGCATTGACTAATATTCTATTTGCTCCGCTTACGCATGGATTGAAGGGTGTTTCGCTTAGTGCAAACTGGATGTGGCCGGCCAAACAAACCGGTGAAAATGCCAAGCTTTACCAGGCTGTTGAAGCGGTAAGTGAATTTGCCATTCAGTTAGGCATTAATATTCCTACGGGAAAAGATTCGCTCTCCATGGCGCAAAAATATCCGAATGGAGAGGTTGTGCTTTCACCGGGCACCGTAATCATATCTGCTGTTGGCGAAGTGGAGGACATTCGTAAAACCATAAGTCCGGCATTGCAACCGGTTTGGGATTCGCAACTGATTTACGTAGACCTTTCAAAAGATGAATGGAAACTTGGTGGAAGCAGCTTTGCGCAAGTGACTAACGTATTGGGCACAGATGCTCCGACAATTTCAGATGCAGCTTATTTCAGCAAAGTATTTGAAGTTGTTCAACAACTGATAAAAAATAATCAGGTATTATCCGGCCACGATATTTCTTCTGGCGGATTGATCACCACCCTGCTGGAAATGTGTTTTCCGAATGCATCAACAGGCTTGCAACTGAATCTTACCGATCATGGTGATGATTTGATTAAAGTTCTCTTTGCTGAAAATCCGGGAATAGTACTTCAGGTTAATGATGATCAGGTAACGAGCATCCTGGCAAAAAACAACATCACCTTTTCAAAACTCGGTTCGGTTGTAAAATCATCAACGCTTAACATCCGTTATAAGCATCAAGACCATACATTTGATGTTGCTGCCTTACGGGATACGTGGTTCAAAACTTCGTACCTGTTGGATAAAAAACAACGTAAAGCAGAACACGCAACCTTACGTTACCACAACTACAAACAGCAACCACTTTCATACACGTTTCAATCCGCATTTACCGGAACATTTTCAAACTACGGCATTGATCCAAAGCGCAGAAAACCAACCGGCATCAAGGCCGCCATCATTCGCGAAAAAGGTGTAAATGGCGATCGCGAAATGGCCTACTCACTTTACCTCGCAGGTTTTGATGTGAAAGATGTACACATGACTGATTTGGTTACTGGCCGGGAAGATCTCACCGATGTAAACATGATTGTCTTCGTTGGTGGATTTTCCAATTCCGATGTGCTTGGTTCAGCCAAAGGTTGGGCGGGTGCTTTCCTGTACAACGAGCGCGCAAAAAAGGCATTGGACAATTTTTATAAACGCAACGATACCCTAAGTCTTGGTGTATGCAACGGTTGCCAATTAATGATGGAGCTTGGTTTGCTTTATCCAGCATTGGGTGAACAACATCCGCGCATGCATCATAACGGTTCGGGTAAATTTGAATCGGCATTTATCAACCTGACCATCCCTGAGAATAATTCGATCATGTTTAAGTCGTTATCAGGTGCCCGCTTGGGCGCATGGGTAGCGCATGGTGAGGGTCAATTCAGTTTAGGCGCAGCAGCGAAGTTTGGTAAAGTGGCGGCTATCTACAGTTATGAGGCTTACCCCGGCAATCCCAACGATTCAGAAAATGCCATAGCCGCCTTATGTTCCGAGGATAGCCGGCACCTGGCCATCATGCCGCACATTGAACGATCGCTATTCCCGTGGAACTGGCCATATTACCCGCAAGATCGTCAGACAGATGAAATCGGACCATGGATAGAAGCCTTCATAAACGCTAAAAACTGGATTTCTAAAAATTAA
- a CDS encoding DUF4136 domain-containing protein, translating to MKKGQCILLLLAGLLTGCLGYKELPVEYDYSYKGQFKKYRSFEIMKPVGLNDETMINEQIESAIVSRMKFLGYRQTSNKPHLLVNFKLFEDSLGFTGYAQPEIEEWIKTQDENLNYDRKKFDLQTGTLLIQFFDRRQNRSVWQGYATTLYGKIDYSNQRHLRNAVISILDKYRFWAEGFMEGTASTETDL from the coding sequence ATGAAAAAAGGGCAGTGTATTCTCCTGCTTCTGGCGGGGTTGCTAACAGGTTGCTTGGGCTACAAAGAACTTCCGGTTGAGTACGATTACAGCTATAAGGGTCAATTCAAAAAATACCGCAGTTTCGAAATAATGAAGCCGGTTGGTTTGAATGACGAAACCATGATCAATGAGCAAATTGAATCGGCCATTGTTTCCCGAATGAAATTCTTAGGGTACAGGCAGACATCAAATAAGCCACACCTTTTAGTCAATTTTAAGCTCTTTGAAGACAGTCTTGGTTTTACCGGGTATGCACAACCCGAAATTGAAGAATGGATTAAAACGCAAGATGAGAACCTCAATTACGATCGCAAAAAATTTGATTTGCAAACGGGCACGCTTCTGATTCAATTTTTTGACAGACGTCAGAACCGTTCCGTTTGGCAAGGCTATGCCACTACACTCTATGGTAAAATAGACTATTCCAACCAGCGCCACCTGCGCAATGCAGTTATCTCCATCCTGGATAAATACCGGTTTTGGGCCGAAGGTTTTATGGAAGGAACTGCCAGTACTGAAACCGATTTATAG